CTGGTGGTCGACACGCGCTTCTTCCGCGGCAACTACCCCGAGCACTGCTCGGTGGAGGGGTGCGGCCTCCCCGGCGTCATCCCTCCCGACGAGCTGGACGCCGCCGCGTGGACGGAGGTCCTGCCGCGCTCGCCGCTCCGGGGCGACGACGTCAACCGCTTCGAGGTCGCCGACCCCCGCCGCTGGACGCACCTGCGGCTGAACATCTTCCCCGACGGAGGGGTGGCGCGGCTGCGCGTGCACGGCGAGGCCCGCCCCGAGTGGCCGCGGTTCGTCCGGCAGGGCGGGGAGCTGGACCTGGCGGCGATGGAGAACGGCGGCTACGTGGTGGTGTGCAGCGACATGTTCTACGGCCACCGGCAGAACCTGATCCTTCCCGGCCGCTCGCCGTTCATGGGCGACGGGTGGGAGACGAGGCGCCGCCGCGGCCCCGGGCACGACTGGACGGTGGTGCGCCTGGCCGCGCCCGGGGTGATCCACCGCGTCGAGCTCGACACCGACCACCTCAAGGGGAACGCGCCGGACCGCTGCGCGCTGGAGGGCGTCCACGCCCCGGGGGCCACCGCGGACGAGCTGTCGGGCGACGCGCTGCGCTGGAGGCCCCTCCTCCCGGAATCCCAGCTCCAGCCGCACGCCCGGCACCGCTGGGAGGACGAGGTGCTCGACGCCGGGCCGGTCACGCACGTGCGGCTGCGCATCTTCCCCGACGGCGGCGTGGCGCGGCTGCGCGTCTTCGGCACGCTGGCCGGGCCCGCGCGGTGAGCGCCCTCGACCGGCTGAACGCGCTCCCGGCGGAGGAGGCCGAGGCCACGCTGCGCGCCTGCTGCGGCTCGTCTCGCTGGGCACGGGAGATGGCGGCGCGGCGGCCGTTCCGCGACCCGGCTCACCTGCTGGAGGCGGCGGACGAGGTGTGGTGGTCGCTCGCCCCGGCGGACTGGGAGGAGGCCCTGCGCGCGCACCCGCGCATCGGCGAGCGCAAGGCGGCGCCGGGGCAGAGCGAGCGCGCGGCGGCGTGGTCCGCCGGAGAGCAGGCCGGCGTCGCCGGGACGCCGGAGGACGTCGCGGCCGCGCTGGCGGAGGGAAACCGCGAGTACGAGCGGCGCTTCGGGCGCATCTACGTGGTCTGCGCCACGGGGAAGAGCGCGGAGGAGATGCTGGAGATCCTGCGCGGCCGGCTGGCGAACGACCCGGAGGCCGAGCTGCGCATCGCCGCCGGCGAGCAGGCGAAGATCACGCGGCTCAGGCTGGAGAAGCTGCTGGCGGAGGAATCACGTCTTCCCGATCAGAAGGTGCAGGCGCAATGAGGACTCCCGGGCTCGACCGCGCGTTCTTCTCGCTGCTGGCCATCGTCTGCCCGCTGGTGCTCGGCGGCGCCGCGTGGATGCTCGTCCAGACCGCTGCAGCGTTGCGGGGCGATGCGCGGGGCAACCTTCCGGCCGTATCGACCAGCGTGGGGATCGCCCTCCTCGCCGCCTGCGTCGCCGGGGGCGCCCTGTGGCTCCTGGTGGCGGCGCTGCGGGGGCGGTCCGTCTCACGAGGCGCCTGACATGGACGCCGGCATTCGCGAGCTGCTCGACCTGGTGCTGCGCTGGGTCCACGTGATCGCGGGGATCATGTGGATCGGCAACTCCATGCTCTTCAACTGGCTGGACCGCAACCTGGTCCGCGAAAGCGGCGCGGGGCGCGACGTGCTGGGCCGCATCTGGCTGCTGCACAGCGGCGCCTTCTACCACGTGGAGAAGACGACGCTCGAAGGGCGCCCGATGCCGAGCCCCGTGCACTGGTTCAAGTGGCAGGCGTACACCACCTGGCTGAGCGGCGCCTCGCTGCTGGTGGTGGTCTACTACCTGAGCGGCGGCGCGCTCCTGCTGGACCCGGCGGTGTCCGACATCGGACCGGGCGCCGCGGCGGCGGTCGGGGTCGGCGTGCTGGTGGGCGCGTGGCTCGCGTACGAGGTGCTGTGGACGTACGTGCTCCCCCGCTGGCCGGCGGCCGTGGGCGCCGCGGTCTCGTTCGCGCTGGTGGTGGGGCTCGGGTACGGGCTCACGCGCGTGTTCAGCGGGCGCGCGGCGCTCCTGCACGTGGGGGCGGTGCTCGGCACGCTGATGGCCGGCAACGTCTTCCGGAAGATCGTGCCCGCGCAGCG
The Longimicrobium sp. genome window above contains:
- the alc gene encoding allantoicase, translated to MTDFTELVDLASERLGGAVVAANDEFFAPKEALLKPGEPEWRENEYTERGKWMDGWETRRRREPGHDWAVVRLGLPGIVRGLVVDTRFFRGNYPEHCSVEGCGLPGVIPPDELDAAAWTEVLPRSPLRGDDVNRFEVADPRRWTHLRLNIFPDGGVARLRVHGEARPEWPRFVRQGGELDLAAMENGGYVVVCSDMFYGHRQNLILPGRSPFMGDGWETRRRRGPGHDWTVVRLAAPGVIHRVELDTDHLKGNAPDRCALEGVHAPGATADELSGDALRWRPLLPESQLQPHARHRWEDEVLDAGPVTHVRLRIFPDGGVARLRVFGTLAGPAR
- the uraD gene encoding 2-oxo-4-hydroxy-4-carboxy-5-ureidoimidazoline decarboxylase; this translates as MSALDRLNALPAEEAEATLRACCGSSRWAREMAARRPFRDPAHLLEAADEVWWSLAPADWEEALRAHPRIGERKAAPGQSERAAAWSAGEQAGVAGTPEDVAAALAEGNREYERRFGRIYVVCATGKSAEEMLEILRGRLANDPEAELRIAAGEQAKITRLRLEKLLAEESRLPDQKVQAQ